Proteins from a single region of Lysinibacillus sp. JNUCC-52:
- the modA gene encoding molybdate ABC transporter substrate-binding protein yields the protein MKKFYSLFATLALLVGLLAACGNQEKELTANEPVELTISAAASLQDALEELKTTYEKQHDTIKILYNFGGSGALQQQILQGAPADLFFSAAEDKFDALVEKEMIDQKQGTDLLANELVLIVPKNNEKQIKSFEDLQQAGKIALGTPETVPAGQYGVDTLKNMQLWDSLESKVVYTKDVRQVLTYTETENVDAGMVYKTDALVSDKVDIVATADEAMHAPIIYPVGVLKASKHAQEAEDFYQFLQSDEAMNIFKKYGFKGAH from the coding sequence GTGAAAAAATTTTATAGTTTATTTGCGACACTAGCATTACTAGTTGGGCTACTTGCAGCCTGTGGTAACCAAGAAAAAGAGTTGACAGCAAACGAACCTGTTGAATTAACGATTTCTGCGGCAGCTAGTTTACAGGATGCCTTAGAAGAACTTAAAACAACTTATGAAAAACAACACGATACAATCAAAATCCTCTATAACTTTGGTGGTTCTGGTGCATTACAGCAACAAATTTTACAGGGTGCTCCTGCAGATCTTTTCTTTTCAGCCGCGGAAGATAAATTCGATGCGCTTGTAGAAAAAGAAATGATTGATCAAAAGCAAGGAACGGATCTTTTAGCCAACGAATTAGTATTAATTGTTCCTAAAAATAATGAAAAACAAATCAAATCCTTTGAAGATTTACAGCAAGCAGGAAAAATCGCGCTTGGTACACCCGAAACGGTTCCTGCTGGGCAGTATGGCGTCGACACATTAAAAAATATGCAACTTTGGGATTCACTTGAATCGAAAGTGGTGTATACAAAAGATGTGCGTCAAGTACTTACTTACACAGAAACAGAAAACGTAGATGCTGGAATGGTTTATAAAACAGATGCTCTTGTCTCCGATAAAGTTGATATCGTTGCGACTGCTGATGAAGCTATGCATGCACCGATTATTTATCCTGTAGGTGTCTTAAAAGCGAGTAAGCATGCTCAAGAAGCGGAAGATTTTTATCAATTTTTACAGAGTGACGAAGCAATGAATATTTTTAAAAAGTATGGGTTTAAAGGAGCTCACTAA
- the modB gene encoding molybdate ABC transporter permease subunit: protein MSTDFWSPLKLSIEIAFVAGILAIIAGILLGKWMASHHFKGKLLLETVLLLPLVLPPTVVGFLLIVIFGKNSFFGNLIVWLFDQPVMFTWWAAVIASTIVAFPLMYQSAKTGFASVDRDIENAARVDGANEWQVFLYVSIPLALKALVSGGILSFTRALGEFGATLMFAGNIPGKTQTTPLAIYMAIDSGNMTLAWTWVLCMIAISFLLLLSIHILKV, encoded by the coding sequence ATGAGTACCGATTTTTGGTCTCCACTTAAACTTTCAATTGAAATTGCCTTTGTTGCGGGGATTCTCGCTATTATAGCAGGAATTTTACTTGGTAAATGGATGGCAAGCCATCATTTTAAAGGGAAGCTCTTGCTAGAAACCGTGTTGCTCTTACCTTTAGTATTACCTCCTACTGTAGTAGGTTTCCTGCTCATCGTTATTTTTGGGAAAAATAGTTTTTTTGGAAATCTAATTGTGTGGCTTTTCGATCAGCCAGTCATGTTCACATGGTGGGCGGCTGTTATCGCTTCTACGATTGTTGCCTTTCCTTTAATGTATCAATCAGCTAAAACGGGCTTTGCCTCTGTTGATCGTGATATTGAAAATGCAGCACGTGTAGATGGGGCTAACGAATGGCAAGTCTTTCTTTATGTGTCCATACCCCTTGCTTTAAAAGCACTTGTATCTGGCGGGATTTTAAGCTTCACACGAGCTTTAGGCGAGTTTGGAGCGACATTAATGTTCGCGGGGAATATTCCAGGGAAAACACAAACAACACCGCTAGCTATTTATATGGCGATTGATTCGGGAAACATGACCCTTGCCTGGACATGGGTTTTGTGTATGATTGCTATTTCCTTTCTTTTGCTTCTTAGTATCCATATCCTCAAAGTATAA
- the moaD gene encoding molybdopterin converting factor subunit 1: protein MINILLFAHLQEMVGETKLTVELSNVTVAHLKEWMEEHYPQLSLQQIMTAVNEEFATDTTIVKSGDTIAFIPPISGG, encoded by the coding sequence GTGATTAACATCTTATTATTTGCACACCTACAGGAAATGGTTGGTGAAACAAAGCTAACTGTAGAGCTGTCAAATGTGACGGTTGCTCACTTGAAAGAGTGGATGGAAGAGCACTATCCACAGCTATCATTACAACAAATAATGACGGCAGTAAATGAGGAATTTGCAACGGATACTACAATCGTCAAATCGGGCGACACTATCGCCTTTATCCCACCCATCAGTGGGGGATGA
- a CDS encoding molybdenum cofactor biosynthesis protein MoaE, whose product MTATLFEIIDKPIDVEQVRQKVLNRNAGAITLFIGTVREMTNGKKTLHLEYQAYPAMAIKMFEQIAKEIQEQWPEVKIAISHRVGHLAISDIAVVIAVSSPHRKIAYLANEYAIDRIKQIVPIWKKEHWEDGTEWIGDQLENIPYPKGEPVIQEGEEKCD is encoded by the coding sequence ATGACTGCAACGTTGTTTGAAATAATTGATAAACCGATTGATGTAGAGCAAGTAAGACAAAAAGTACTTAATCGAAATGCAGGAGCTATTACACTATTTATTGGGACAGTGCGTGAAATGACAAATGGTAAAAAAACATTGCATTTGGAATATCAAGCCTATCCAGCGATGGCGATAAAAATGTTTGAACAGATTGCGAAGGAAATACAAGAGCAATGGCCTGAAGTAAAAATAGCCATTTCCCACCGTGTAGGGCATTTAGCTATTTCTGATATTGCGGTCGTCATTGCGGTGTCATCACCACATCGTAAAATCGCATATTTGGCAAATGAATATGCGATTGACCGTATTAAGCAAATTGTTCCTATATGGAAAAAAGAACATTGGGAAGACGGGACAGAATGGATTGGTGATCAATTAGAAAATATCCCTTATCCGAAAGGGGAGCCAGTTATTCAGGAGGGGGAGGAAAAGTGTGATTAA
- the mobB gene encoding molybdopterin-guanine dinucleotide biosynthesis protein B has translation MGQHRKILQIVGYQDSGKTTLMEQLIKQATKEGLRVGTIKHHGHGGVPMVETSKDSSRHEQAGAMITAVEGEGTLRMSIHQKSWQLADILAIYASFPMDIILIEGYKREHYPKAVLLRTAQDHVLLQRVTNIICVIYWPSYPLDSSLTIPAFSIHDETQYMEFLLKEMRGK, from the coding sequence TTGGGACAACATCGAAAAATCTTACAGATAGTTGGTTATCAAGATAGTGGAAAAACGACGCTGATGGAGCAATTGATTAAACAAGCTACAAAGGAAGGGTTACGAGTAGGAACGATTAAGCATCACGGACATGGTGGTGTGCCAATGGTTGAAACTTCGAAAGATAGTAGTCGGCATGAGCAGGCGGGTGCGATGATTACAGCAGTGGAGGGGGAGGGTACTTTACGGATGAGTATTCACCAAAAAAGCTGGCAACTGGCTGATATACTAGCGATTTATGCTTCCTTTCCAATGGATATCATTTTGATTGAAGGGTATAAACGCGAACATTATCCAAAGGCTGTGCTTCTACGAACAGCACAGGATCATGTGCTACTACAGCGAGTAACCAATATTATTTGTGTAATTTATTGGCCAAGCTATCCACTCGATTCGTCCCTAACGATTCCAGCTTTTTCGATACATGATGAAACACAATATATGGAATTTTTGTTGAAAGAAATGAGGGGAAAATGA
- a CDS encoding molybdopterin molybdotransferase MoeA, whose protein sequence is MLEKRQPIPVAEAVHRVMDHAFQAKKELVSLTQAHGRFIAEAIRADHDVPAFDRSPYDGYAIRSVDSKEASSQHPVPFQVVGEIGAGYIYNEVVGERQAVRIMTGAPIPQGCDAVVMLELTHTFEENHQKYMSIKRSFEAGTNISYKGEDVQQGTVLIEKGQYINPGVMALLATFGYEQVPVYRKTVIGVIATGSELLEPGESLQPGKIRNSNAYMMMAQIERAGAQVKYYGKFSDDLELCIKNVENALQEVDILITTGGVSVGDYDYLPAIYEAIHANVLFNKVAMRPGSVTTVAARDGKLLFGLSGNPSACYVGFELFVRPIIRTAYSNAQPHLRRAQAILGADFTKPNPFTRFVRAQAYYQEGKLVAVPSGFDKSSAVSSLASANAFIVLPGGSRGYEKDMSVAVLLLEDLQGSEWPWDNIEKSYR, encoded by the coding sequence ATGCTAGAAAAAAGACAACCAATTCCAGTAGCAGAAGCTGTTCATCGTGTTATGGACCATGCTTTTCAAGCAAAAAAAGAGCTTGTGTCATTAACGCAAGCCCATGGTCGCTTTATTGCAGAAGCAATTAGGGCCGATCATGATGTACCAGCTTTTGACCGTTCACCATATGATGGCTATGCTATTCGCTCCGTCGATAGCAAAGAAGCTTCTTCGCAGCATCCAGTCCCATTTCAGGTTGTTGGGGAAATTGGCGCAGGCTATATATATAACGAAGTAGTAGGCGAACGACAAGCTGTCCGCATTATGACAGGGGCTCCTATACCACAAGGCTGTGATGCAGTGGTCATGCTAGAATTAACCCATACTTTTGAAGAAAATCATCAAAAGTATATGTCAATTAAACGATCTTTTGAAGCAGGGACAAACATTTCCTATAAAGGGGAAGATGTACAGCAAGGCACTGTTCTCATTGAAAAAGGTCAATATATTAACCCAGGTGTAATGGCATTACTCGCTACTTTTGGCTATGAGCAAGTACCTGTTTATCGAAAAACGGTTATTGGTGTCATTGCAACTGGTAGCGAATTACTAGAGCCAGGCGAATCTTTACAACCTGGTAAAATTCGAAATAGTAATGCCTATATGATGATGGCGCAAATTGAGCGGGCTGGAGCACAAGTAAAATATTACGGCAAGTTTAGCGATGACCTTGAGTTATGTATTAAAAATGTTGAAAACGCCTTACAGGAAGTAGATATTCTAATTACAACAGGAGGCGTTTCTGTAGGTGATTATGATTATTTACCAGCCATTTACGAAGCGATTCATGCAAACGTACTGTTTAATAAAGTGGCGATGCGTCCAGGTAGTGTGACAACGGTGGCTGCTCGCGACGGCAAATTATTGTTTGGGCTTTCTGGTAATCCTTCAGCTTGCTACGTTGGCTTTGAACTTTTTGTACGCCCGATTATTCGCACTGCATATAGTAATGCTCAACCCCATTTACGTAGAGCGCAAGCGATTTTAGGGGCGGATTTTACAAAGCCAAATCCTTTTACACGTTTTGTACGCGCACAAGCCTATTATCAAGAAGGTAAGCTAGTTGCAGTACCATCTGGCTTTGACAAATCGAGCGCAGTTTCTTCGTTGGCGTCAGCCAATGCTTTCATCGTCTTACCTGGTGGTTCACGAGGCTATGAAAAGGACATGTCAGTAGCAGTTTTATTGTTAGAAGATTTGCAAGGAAGTGAGTGGCCTTGGGACAACATCGAAAAATCTTACAGATAG
- a CDS encoding thiazole biosynthesis adenylyltransferase ThiF: protein MQNRYSRQQLFNPIGQTGQASIQQKHVLIIGAGALGSASAEALVRAGIGKLTLIDRDYVEWSNLQRQQLYTELDAQEKMPKVIAAKNRLQQINAEVEINAVIMDACTQSLLPLLKDVDVLVDATDNFDVRFFMNDLAQKYGIPWVYGSCVGSYGATYTIVPGKTPCLHCLLKVMPHTGMTCDTVGIISPTVQIVAAYQVAEVLKLLVGDEKALRKSYLTFDVWQNQHYEINVDKIRQSDCPSCGNHPTYPYLSYENQTKLQILCGRDAIQIRPPKPIHYQFEQLANQLRAYGEIQMNPYLLSCQVDDYRIVIFQDGRVVIHGVQDIQKAKTIYYRLLG from the coding sequence ATGCAAAATAGATATTCTAGACAACAATTATTTAATCCTATCGGACAAACAGGGCAAGCCTCCATCCAACAAAAACATGTCTTAATAATAGGTGCGGGTGCATTAGGGAGTGCTAGTGCTGAAGCGCTTGTGCGTGCGGGTATTGGCAAACTGACACTCATTGATCGTGATTATGTAGAGTGGAGTAATTTACAACGACAACAATTGTATACAGAGCTAGATGCACAAGAGAAAATGCCGAAAGTCATTGCAGCTAAAAATCGTCTCCAACAAATTAATGCAGAAGTAGAAATCAATGCGGTCATTATGGATGCTTGTACACAATCGCTGCTACCATTGTTAAAAGATGTAGATGTGTTGGTCGATGCGACTGATAATTTTGATGTTCGTTTTTTTATGAATGACCTTGCTCAAAAATATGGTATTCCTTGGGTTTACGGCTCTTGTGTTGGAAGTTATGGTGCAACTTATACGATTGTACCTGGCAAAACACCTTGTTTGCATTGCTTATTAAAAGTAATGCCCCATACAGGGATGACTTGCGATACGGTAGGAATTATTAGCCCAACGGTCCAAATTGTTGCTGCCTATCAAGTGGCAGAAGTTTTAAAATTGCTTGTTGGTGATGAGAAAGCATTAAGAAAAAGCTACTTAACGTTTGATGTTTGGCAAAATCAACACTATGAAATCAATGTAGATAAAATAAGGCAGTCCGATTGTCCATCTTGTGGTAATCACCCAACTTATCCTTATTTATCCTATGAAAATCAAACTAAATTACAGATACTTTGTGGACGGGATGCAATCCAAATTCGACCGCCAAAGCCGATTCACTATCAATTCGAGCAGCTGGCAAACCAACTTCGCGCCTATGGTGAAATTCAGATGAATCCTTATTTGCTTTCTTGCCAGGTTGACGATTACCGAATCGTCATTTTCCAAGATGGGCGAGTTGTAATTCATGGTGTACAAGATATACAAAAAGCAAAAACCATTTACTATCGTTTATTAGGTTAA
- a CDS encoding MogA/MoaB family molybdenum cofactor biosynthesis protein translates to MHPTHHQQPIQVAILTVSDTRTKADDHAGQRIQSLLQEATFDVVDYQLTKDEPLDIASHVKKWCSDSTINTIIVTGGTGFTPRDQTYDTILPLFEKEMMGFGELFRTLSYEEIGPKAMFSRATAGSLQQTAIYVLPGSTNAVTLAMTKLILPTVKHFVGELHRL, encoded by the coding sequence GTGCATCCCACACATCATCAGCAACCAATACAAGTTGCTATTTTAACGGTCAGTGACACACGCACAAAGGCAGATGATCATGCTGGACAGCGTATTCAATCATTACTTCAAGAAGCTACATTTGACGTTGTCGACTATCAACTAACAAAGGATGAGCCACTGGATATCGCTAGTCATGTAAAAAAATGGTGCAGTGATTCAACAATTAATACCATTATCGTTACGGGTGGAACAGGTTTTACACCAAGAGATCAAACTTACGACACCATTTTGCCTCTTTTTGAAAAAGAAATGATGGGGTTTGGTGAATTATTTCGAACACTCAGCTATGAAGAAATTGGCCCAAAAGCGATGTTTAGTCGTGCTACTGCTGGGAGTCTTCAACAAACAGCCATTTACGTTTTACCAGGCTCCACAAATGCGGTGACACTGGCTATGACGAAGCTCATATTACCTACTGTCAAACATTTTGTTGGTGAGTTGCATCGCTTATGA
- the mobA gene encoding molybdenum cofactor guanylyltransferase: MKMKIAGIVLAGGQSSRYGKPKMFEMFAGQPLYKHSLIALQKNQLSPLIIATNAHLHYQFEEENVHWVIEKQLHQGPLFALHYIMTTYPDVEWFFVVASDMPYMNADFIQKMVTFIHDDYDAIVPLQTLRDQPLAALYRRTAISKAQQLMEQNKRSMKVLLAQLRVCYVPFDDDNSTFININAQQDWSKTNKKESNNE; the protein is encoded by the coding sequence ATGAAAATGAAAATTGCTGGTATTGTATTAGCTGGCGGTCAATCCTCTCGGTATGGTAAACCTAAAATGTTCGAGATGTTTGCTGGGCAACCTTTATATAAGCATAGTCTCATAGCGTTGCAAAAAAATCAGCTATCCCCTCTCATCATTGCTACAAATGCGCACTTACACTATCAGTTTGAAGAGGAAAACGTCCACTGGGTCATCGAAAAGCAGCTACATCAAGGGCCCCTTTTTGCCTTGCATTATATTATGACAACCTATCCTGATGTGGAATGGTTTTTTGTCGTAGCAAGCGATATGCCTTATATGAATGCTGATTTTATCCAAAAAATGGTCACCTTCATTCATGACGATTATGATGCGATTGTTCCTTTACAAACGCTACGCGATCAACCATTAGCTGCATTATATCGCCGTACAGCTATATCCAAGGCACAACAATTAATGGAACAAAACAAACGAAGTATGAAAGTGCTGTTAGCGCAACTGCGGGTTTGTTATGTCCCTTTTGATGATGATAACTCAACATTTATCAATATTAATGCACAGCAAGATTGGTCAAAAACAAATAAAAAGGAGTCTAACAATGAATAA
- the moaC gene encoding cyclic pyranopterin monophosphate synthase MoaC produces MNNFTHWNDEGRPKMVDISEKEITTRTAIARSIITLSDVVYEAIQQGDIKKGDPTQVAQIAGIMGAKKTADIIPMCHPIMLQGTDFQFNYEKAENGYELHIQATVKCSGKTGVEMEALTAVSIAALTFYDMCKAVDKTMVIKETYLVEKTGGKSGTFVHK; encoded by the coding sequence ATGAATAATTTTACACACTGGAACGACGAAGGTCGTCCTAAAATGGTTGATATTTCAGAAAAGGAAATTACGACACGTACTGCAATTGCTCGTAGTATCATAACTTTATCTGATGTTGTCTATGAAGCCATCCAACAAGGTGACATTAAAAAAGGTGATCCAACGCAAGTTGCTCAAATTGCAGGGATTATGGGTGCAAAAAAAACCGCAGATATCATTCCCATGTGCCATCCCATCATGCTACAAGGCACAGATTTTCAATTTAATTACGAAAAGGCAGAGAATGGCTATGAGCTCCATATCCAAGCTACGGTCAAATGTAGTGGGAAAACTGGTGTTGAAATGGAAGCCCTTACTGCTGTGTCTATTGCTGCATTAACTTTTTATGATATGTGTAAAGCAGTTGATAAAACAATGGTCATTAAAGAAACCTATCTTGTTGAAAAAACTGGTGGGAAAAGTGGCACTTTTGTGCATAAATAA
- the moaA gene encoding GTP 3',8-cyclase MoaA, with product MHDLQDQLNRPLRDLRISVTDRCNFRCRYCMPAEVFGPDYAFLPSNKILTFDEIERLVKIFVSLNVKKVRITGGEPLLRRNLPELIARIHRIEGVEDIALTTNGSLLKKFAQPLAQAGLSRVSISLDSLDDERFSEMNGRRGKVLTVLEGIEKAAEAGLKVKINMVVQKGKNDQDIVTMAQFFKEKQHILRFIEYMDVGNSNGWRLDDVVSKKDIIKQIHQFSPLQPAAPNYKGEVATRYQYQDAQGEIGVISSVTDSFCSSCSRARLSAEGTLYTCLFATEGTDLRELLRSGQDDAAIIKCITKVWETRDDRYSDERNEQTMAKRKNSKIEMSHIGG from the coding sequence ATGCATGATCTACAAGACCAATTAAATAGACCTTTAAGAGATTTAAGAATATCCGTAACAGATCGTTGTAATTTTCGTTGCCGCTATTGTATGCCAGCTGAAGTATTTGGTCCAGATTACGCATTTTTACCGTCTAATAAAATATTAACTTTTGATGAGATTGAACGATTAGTAAAAATCTTTGTTTCTTTAAATGTAAAAAAGGTGCGTATTACAGGCGGAGAGCCCTTACTTCGTCGTAATTTGCCTGAATTAATTGCGCGCATTCATCGCATAGAAGGTGTAGAAGATATTGCATTAACAACAAATGGTTCTTTATTAAAAAAATTTGCACAACCATTGGCACAAGCTGGCTTATCTCGCGTTTCCATTAGTCTCGATTCACTGGATGATGAGCGTTTTTCTGAGATGAATGGTCGTCGTGGCAAAGTCTTAACAGTGTTAGAAGGAATTGAAAAGGCTGCAGAAGCGGGTTTAAAAGTGAAAATTAATATGGTTGTGCAAAAAGGAAAGAATGATCAAGATATCGTTACAATGGCACAATTTTTTAAAGAAAAACAGCATATTTTACGCTTTATTGAATATATGGATGTAGGCAATTCAAATGGTTGGCGCTTAGATGATGTTGTGTCCAAAAAGGACATTATTAAGCAAATTCATCAATTTTCACCGTTACAGCCAGCAGCGCCAAATTACAAAGGGGAAGTGGCAACACGTTATCAATATCAAGACGCACAAGGTGAGATTGGAGTAATTTCGTCTGTTACGGATTCTTTCTGTTCCAGTTGCTCACGTGCTCGTCTCTCGGCAGAAGGAACATTATACACTTGTTTATTTGCAACAGAAGGAACGGATTTAAGAGAGCTGTTACGGTCAGGGCAAGATGATGCTGCCATCATCAAATGTATTACAAAGGTATGGGAAACAAGAGATGATCGTTATTCAGATGAACGTAATGAGCAAACAATGGCAAAAAGGAAAAATTCAAAAATTGAAATGTCTCATATTGGAGGGTAG
- the fdhD gene encoding formate dehydrogenase accessory sulfurtransferase FdhD produces the protein MDRAITRKITRVEGQQVKEIDDLIVSEYAVTVKINQQEFVTMVCTPEYVEDMVIGYLASERVIRSFEDIEEIWHQEKEGFVHIKTKHVNPYYQQTQNKRYITSCCGMSRQGFVFTNDALVAKKMDDVHVQMTTEDCFRLMHEMQDGANIFKKTGGVHNAALCNVNGIVLSRMDIGRHNALDKIYGYCLRNNISMQDKIIVFSGRISSEILLKVSKIGCEIVLSKSAPTELALQLAEQLGITTVGFIRQHTLNIYTHPKRILLPAQNSLKEGD, from the coding sequence ATGGATCGAGCAATAACAAGGAAAATTACGCGTGTAGAAGGCCAGCAAGTAAAAGAAATAGATGATTTAATCGTCTCAGAATACGCTGTGACTGTAAAAATTAATCAGCAAGAGTTTGTTACGATGGTTTGTACACCAGAGTATGTGGAAGATATGGTTATCGGCTACTTAGCTTCTGAACGAGTGATACGTAGCTTTGAGGATATTGAGGAAATTTGGCACCAAGAGAAAGAGGGCTTTGTGCATATTAAAACAAAACATGTCAATCCCTATTACCAACAGACGCAAAATAAACGTTATATTACCTCTTGTTGTGGCATGAGTCGGCAAGGATTTGTTTTTACCAATGATGCATTAGTAGCGAAAAAAATGGATGATGTTCATGTGCAAATGACGACCGAGGATTGTTTTCGTTTAATGCATGAGATGCAGGACGGTGCAAACATTTTTAAGAAAACGGGTGGTGTGCATAATGCCGCATTATGTAATGTCAATGGCATTGTCTTAAGCCGCATGGATATAGGACGTCATAATGCGTTAGATAAAATTTACGGCTATTGCCTCCGTAACAATATTAGTATGCAAGATAAAATCATCGTCTTTAGCGGACGGATCTCGTCTGAAATTTTACTAAAAGTCTCCAAAATAGGCTGTGAAATTGTGCTGTCTAAATCAGCACCAACTGAATTAGCATTGCAATTAGCAGAGCAACTTGGCATTACGACGGTAGGATTTATCCGACAACATACACTGAATATTTATACACATCCAAAACGCATCCTATTACCTGCTCAGAATTCACTGAAAGAAGGAGATTAA
- a CDS encoding DUF2294 domain-containing protein — protein MSKKIHEFNDMIRKLRKEVFGKGPERIHTVFVENMAVSTLYGNITPTEKFIASTPEGLKMVHAARTSMIQDLYTQSPPEGMEELIGSKLLHLFSDIKIEEDFAISVFVFEKNISV, from the coding sequence ATGTCAAAAAAAATCCATGAATTTAATGATATGATTCGAAAGTTAAGAAAAGAAGTATTTGGAAAAGGGCCAGAGCGTATTCATACTGTTTTTGTCGAGAATATGGCTGTATCAACATTATACGGAAATATCACACCGACGGAAAAATTTATTGCCAGTACACCCGAAGGGCTAAAGATGGTACATGCTGCAAGGACGAGTATGATTCAGGATTTATATACACAATCACCACCCGAGGGGATGGAGGAATTGATAGGCAGCAAATTACTGCACTTATTTTCAGATATAAAAATTGAAGAGGATTTTGCGATTTCCGTCTTTGTTTTTGAAAAAAATATTAGTGTGTAA